TTATTGGGCAGCAGCATTTGGTAGTAGTCATGATGGTCTACCTATTTTAAAAGAAGATAAGAAGATACATAATTTATTTTACGCATTATTGCACGGAGGTAATGGAACTGTGTATGGAATGGTATTTGCCAAATTATTTGAGCAGTTATTTACAAATAAAGAAAGTAAAGATTTTTCTTTATTTAATCGATAGAAAAAAGGTAGCGAAGTGATGGAATGAGAGATATAAAAAAGTTTTTACAAAAATTACGTCCTGTACAACTCATCGTTTTGTTTTATTTATTAGCGGTAGTTGTATCGGTGATATTGCTTAATTTACCGTTTGTTACGAAGCCTGGTGTGAAATGGACATTTATAGATTCGCTTTTTACATCGGTTAGTGCGGTAAGTGTTACGGGACTGTCTGTTATTACGATTTCAGATACGTTTACTACAGCAGGAATTATTGTTTTAGCCCTTATTCTACAATTAGGCGGCTTAGGAATTATGGCGCTTGGTACATTTGTTTGGATCATTACGGGAAAAAAGATTGGTTTGCAAAGAAGAAGATTAATTATGGCAGATCATAATCAAGGAAATTTATCGGGTCTTGTAGAATTGATGCGTTCTATTTTAATTGTAATTATTTCGATAGAACTTATTGGAGCAATCCTATTAGGTACAAGATTTTTACTTTACTTTCCGACTTGGCAAGAAGCTTATTTTCACGGTTTCTTTGCAGCTGTTAGTGCGACTACGAACGGCGGATTTGATTTAACAGGACAATCATTAATTCCATATAAAAAAGATTATATTGTTCAAATGATTCATATGTTACTAATTATTTTAGGCGCGATTGGTTTCCCTGTGCTAATGGAAGTAAAGCAATTTCTTAGTAAAAGGCGACAACAATTATTTCGTTTTTCATTATTTACAAAATTGACGACAACAACATTTTTTGCACTCGTTGTTGTTGGTACAATTATGATTTTTTTACTGGAGAGAAATCATTTTTTAGTAGGAAAGTCATGGCATGAAACTGTATTTTATACATTATTCCAATCTGTGACGACGCGAAGTGGTGGACTTGCTACGATGGATATACGTGAATTGTCACAACCGACGCTTTTATTTATGAGTATATTAATGTTTAT
This genomic interval from Bacillus thuringiensis contains the following:
- a CDS encoding TrkH family potassium uptake protein, which encodes MRDIKKFLQKLRPVQLIVLFYLLAVVVSVILLNLPFVTKPGVKWTFIDSLFTSVSAVSVTGLSVITISDTFTTAGIIVLALILQLGGLGIMALGTFVWIITGKKIGLQRRRLIMADHNQGNLSGLVELMRSILIVIISIELIGAILLGTRFLLYFPTWQEAYFHGFFAAVSATTNGGFDLTGQSLIPYKKDYIVQMIHMLLIILGAIGFPVLMEVKQFLSKRRQQLFRFSLFTKLTTTTFFALVVVGTIMIFLLERNHFLVGKSWHETVFYTLFQSVTTRSGGLATMDIRELSQPTLLFMSILMFIGASPSSVGGGIRTTTFAVSILSLYNFARGGRTVRVFKRQLHEEDVLKASVVMTMGILLCATALFILSITEDVPLMSLIVEVCSAFGTTGLSTGITPDLTTVGKIVLIVLMFIGRVGILTFILASGGREQPPRYKYPKERIIIG